One region of Terricaulis silvestris genomic DNA includes:
- a CDS encoding tRNA-binding protein has protein sequence MADDPQANARLPIISFEDFLKVDIRLGTIVDVKVFEEAKKAAYQLWIDFGDPLGVKKSSAQVVQNYDLGELIGRRVAAVVNFEPKQIGKFMSEVLCLGFPDRNGNVVLLNIDRPALEGGRLY, from the coding sequence ATGGCCGACGATCCGCAAGCCAATGCGCGCCTGCCCATCATTTCCTTCGAGGATTTCCTCAAGGTCGACATCCGCCTCGGCACCATTGTCGACGTGAAGGTGTTCGAGGAAGCCAAGAAGGCGGCGTACCAGCTCTGGATTGATTTCGGCGATCCGCTGGGCGTCAAGAAGAGCTCCGCGCAAGTCGTGCAGAATTACGACCTCGGCGAACTGATCGGCCGCCGCGTCGCTGCCGTCGTGAACTTCGAACCGAAGCAGATCGGCAAGTTCATGTCGGAAGTGCTCTGCCTCGGCTTCCCCGACCGCAACGGCAACGTCGTACTCTTGAACATCGACCGCCCCGCACTCGAAGGCGGCCGCCTGTACTAG
- a CDS encoding exodeoxyribonuclease VII small subunit, producing MSQTVAADPATLSFEESLAELEKIVAHLERGDVPLADSIRIYKRGAALKARCEGQLKDAQLEVDQIVMGPDGPRTEPAKIGQ from the coding sequence ATGAGTCAAACCGTCGCCGCCGATCCCGCCACGCTCTCGTTCGAGGAGTCGCTGGCCGAACTGGAAAAAATCGTCGCGCACTTGGAGCGCGGCGATGTGCCGTTGGCGGACTCTATCCGTATCTACAAACGCGGCGCCGCCTTGAAAGCCCGTTGCGAGGGGCAGTTGAAAGACGCCCAACTCGAAGTCGATCAAATCGTGATGGGGCCGGACGGGCCTCGCACCGAGCCCGCAAAGATCGGGCAATAG
- a CDS encoding histidine phosphatase family protein: MTTTMAPDETLDRRSAAKIGQIVIARHGQPHADRKVRIDREGYRAWWKNYDLARLHPDERPPEKLAEHARASDIIFASTLPRAIHTAEMVAGGREIITDPVFVEAPLPPPALIGKRSPRAWGIWSRASWMLGGHGEVESHAEAKVRAEAAVATLTAQALRGQNVLLCAHGWFNRMMRPILKRQGWREVEDGRDNYWSYRRYEKVK, from the coding sequence ATGACGACGACCATGGCGCCCGACGAGACGCTAGATCGCCGTTCAGCCGCGAAGATCGGTCAGATCGTAATCGCGCGCCACGGCCAGCCGCATGCCGACCGCAAAGTCCGCATCGACCGCGAAGGCTATCGCGCGTGGTGGAAAAATTACGACCTCGCGCGTCTGCATCCCGATGAGCGCCCGCCCGAAAAACTTGCAGAACACGCGCGCGCCAGCGACATCATTTTCGCGTCAACATTACCGCGCGCGATCCACACCGCCGAGATGGTCGCGGGCGGCCGCGAAATCATTACCGATCCGGTGTTCGTCGAAGCGCCGCTGCCGCCGCCAGCACTGATCGGCAAGCGCAGCCCGCGCGCCTGGGGCATCTGGTCCCGCGCCTCGTGGATGCTCGGCGGCCACGGCGAGGTCGAAAGCCACGCCGAAGCCAAGGTCCGCGCCGAGGCCGCTGTAGCCACCCTTACCGCACAGGCGCTGCGCGGCCAGAACGTGCTGCTCTGCGCCCACGGCTGGTTTAACCGCATGATGCGCCCGATCCTGAAACGCCAAGGCTGGCGGGAGGTTGAGGATGGGCGGGACAATTACTGGTCCTACCGCCGCTACGAAAAAGTGAAGTGA